A single Bacillus sp. HMF5848 DNA region contains:
- the udk gene encoding uridine kinase has product MREKPIVIGVAGGSGSGKTSVTKAIYEQFQGHSILMLEQDYYYKDQSHLPFEDRLNTNYDHPLAFDNDLLIQHLDELINFKSIKKPVYDYTLHTRSEKTILVEPKDVIILEGILVLEDERLRQLMDIKLFVDTDADIRIIRRIMRDIKERGRSIESVIEQYMSVVRPMHNQFIEPTKRYADIIIPEGGHNTVAIDLMVTKIKTILEQNAFL; this is encoded by the coding sequence ATGCGAGAAAAACCAATCGTAATAGGAGTCGCAGGTGGATCCGGTTCAGGAAAAACTAGCGTTACAAAAGCTATTTATGAACAATTTCAAGGGCATTCTATTTTAATGCTCGAACAAGACTATTATTACAAAGACCAGAGTCATCTACCTTTTGAAGACAGACTAAATACTAATTATGATCATCCGTTAGCATTTGATAACGACTTGCTTATTCAGCATCTTGATGAGCTGATAAACTTCAAGTCGATTAAAAAGCCAGTATATGACTACACGCTTCATACAAGATCCGAAAAAACAATATTGGTGGAGCCAAAGGATGTTATTATTTTAGAAGGTATTTTAGTATTAGAAGATGAACGACTGCGTCAACTAATGGATATTAAATTATTCGTTGATACAGATGCAGATATTCGTATAATCCGCCGTATTATGCGAGACATAAAGGAACGTGGTCGTAGTATCGAATCTGTTATTGAGCAATATATGAGCGTAGTGCGTCCTATGCACAATCAGTTCATCGAGCCTACAAAGAGATATGCCGATATTATTATTCCAGAGGGCGGCCATAATACAGTTGCGATTGACTTAATGGTAACAAAAATAAAAACTATTCTTGAACAAAACGCATTTTTGTAA
- a CDS encoding potassium channel family protein gives MSKRIWYYEGVMLLLVIISISFIWIEHPQARIADFIIWLIFLGDYVVRLLKADEKKLFVKKNIFDLIVLIPFDSIFRVARLAKLIRLIRLFYIGSRFIGPVYNILKTNGLHKILSATVILIFVSAIPIYYFEPNIETMEDALWWSVVTATTVGYGDISPSTAGGRLIAIVLMIFGIGLVGMITGSIATYFLQGHEKEVDREIHFVQQQLSRFDELTSPELTTIVQILEGKREQLENRQKIT, from the coding sequence TTGAGCAAGCGTATTTGGTATTATGAGGGTGTTATGCTGCTATTAGTTATCATATCAATTTCATTTATTTGGATAGAACACCCGCAGGCGCGTATTGCAGATTTTATAATTTGGCTAATTTTCCTAGGTGACTACGTAGTACGTTTACTGAAGGCTGATGAAAAGAAACTTTTTGTGAAAAAAAACATTTTTGACTTAATTGTTTTAATTCCGTTTGATTCCATCTTTAGGGTGGCACGTTTAGCAAAATTAATTCGTTTAATTCGTTTATTCTACATAGGATCTCGTTTTATAGGACCTGTGTATAATATATTAAAGACAAACGGCCTCCATAAAATCTTATCAGCTACGGTAATATTAATCTTTGTTTCTGCCATTCCAATATATTACTTTGAGCCTAATATAGAGACGATGGAGGATGCGTTGTGGTGGTCTGTAGTAACGGCAACAACGGTAGGATATGGAGATATTAGTCCATCAACTGCTGGTGGAAGACTCATTGCGATTGTATTGATGATATTTGGTATAGGGCTAGTTGGTATGATTACAGGCTCTATTGCTACCTATTTTTTACAAGGACATGAAAAAGAAGTAGACCGCGAGATTCACTTTGTTCAGCAACAGTTAAGTCGCTTTGATGAATTGACATCACCTGAACTAACGACTATTGTTCAAATTTTAGAGGGCAAACGTGAACAATTAGAGAACCGACAAAAGATTACATAG
- a CDS encoding TraB/GumN family protein: protein MTEENITRLQIDSKEIIIIGTAHVSKQSAEQVKEVIELEQPDTVCIELDDQRYQSLKDEDNWSKMDIFKVIKEKKATLLLMNLVISSHQKRLAKQFGIKPGQEMIQGIESAEQVGAKLVLADRNIQITFARIWGGISFWGKMKLMTEIIASIFSNENITEEDLEQLKSKDMLDSMLSEFSRAFPQLKKPLIDERDQYLAQKIKEAPGEKIVAVVGAAHVPGIKTQITKDHDLKLLRQRPTKSKAPKIIAWMIPIFIIGVILYTFFSNPTVAYQQTISWVLWNGTFSAIGAAIAFAHPLAILTAFVIAPISSLNPLMAAGWFSGLVQVYFRRPNVEDFVSLSDDVTSVKGFFNNKVTRILLVVVLTNLGSTLGTFIGGADIVRLFFDKIA, encoded by the coding sequence ATGACAGAAGAGAATATTACAAGATTACAAATAGATAGTAAAGAAATTATTATCATTGGGACAGCACACGTATCAAAACAAAGTGCTGAGCAAGTAAAAGAAGTGATAGAATTAGAGCAGCCCGATACGGTATGTATTGAATTGGATGATCAGCGATATCAGTCGCTTAAAGACGAGGATAATTGGAGTAAGATGGATATCTTTAAAGTAATAAAGGAAAAGAAAGCGACGTTATTACTCATGAATCTTGTCATTTCATCTCATCAAAAACGATTAGCAAAACAGTTTGGTATTAAACCAGGACAAGAGATGATACAAGGGATAGAGTCTGCTGAGCAAGTTGGTGCGAAGTTAGTGTTGGCGGATAGAAATATCCAAATAACGTTTGCACGTATTTGGGGTGGAATTAGTTTCTGGGGAAAAATGAAGCTAATGACTGAAATAATTGCTAGTATTTTTAGCAATGAAAACATTACAGAAGAAGACTTGGAGCAATTAAAGTCAAAAGATATGCTAGACTCCATGCTAAGTGAATTTTCGAGAGCATTTCCTCAGTTGAAAAAACCATTAATTGATGAACGTGACCAATACTTGGCACAAAAAATTAAAGAAGCTCCAGGGGAAAAAATTGTAGCTGTAGTAGGTGCGGCTCACGTGCCTGGCATAAAGACACAGATTACAAAGGACCATGATTTAAAGCTGTTAAGACAACGTCCTACAAAATCTAAAGCGCCAAAAATTATTGCTTGGATGATTCCGATTTTTATTATTGGTGTAATATTATATACTTTTTTCTCTAACCCTACTGTAGCGTATCAACAGACAATAAGCTGGGTGCTGTGGAATGGTACATTTTCAGCAATTGGTGCAGCTATTGCCTTTGCACATCCATTAGCAATACTTACTGCCTTTGTTATTGCGCCTATAAGCTCTTTAAATCCGTTAATGGCGGCCGGATGGTTTTCAGGACTTGTGCAGGTGTATTTTAGACGACCGAATGTAGAGGATTTTGTAAGTTTATCAGATGATGTAACGTCTGTTAAAGGATTTTTTAATAATAAAGTAACAAGAATACTGCTTGTAGTTGTATTAACAAACTTAGGAAGTACGTTAGGTACGTTTATTGGTGGTGCCGATATAGTACGATTGTTTTTTGATAAAATAGCATAA
- a CDS encoding penicillin-binding protein 2, with protein sequence MRIVKHRLKVVAFLVFIFLVVLVGRLMQIQIIDTESFSKHQVNLIEGSVNQRTQAVVIDNGRGQFVDRNLEPLTVEYKPALILFPFLKHMKWPIQNVASIINTSSHAIEETLKHTTEPVVFTNNLTEAQMAAINDMKIPGVFAIYKQQELQHPIASHLIGLVRYNEDLFRERYPDKQEQATMPIGITGLQAAFDEFLFPEGESKLLYHVDAKSGPLFGINVKYHEPANPFYPVTIKTTIDKSLQNEAEKIIEHNDITNGGLVLLDIETNELLALVSAPVMNPADPFKNGAAQNRMLLPQFPGSVFKTVIAAGAIESNLVKFGETFDCSLNLYGQHDTQHNLGLLSFSDSFAQSCNYTFATLGKRLQQNNKNNIEKFADMLGLIQKNGWIGDLYHFEMFEQLPDERNGSIWGDSRDKSVDKAIAQTAIGQKEVRVSPLAIANMMATIARGGSKQQIRIVDEILYKNGSTMHRFNKQKLQGDKISPYTAMQLQKLLHHVVEAEQGTGRAFQSLSFDVAGKSGTAETGKYTADGVPLVNKWFAGYFPFENPKYALVVVELEKRDGTSNTNKVYYEFAKHVYERSE encoded by the coding sequence ATGAGAATTGTTAAACATCGTCTTAAAGTTGTTGCCTTTTTAGTTTTTATTTTCTTGGTTGTATTAGTAGGAAGACTAATGCAGATTCAAATAATAGATACAGAGTCATTTTCCAAGCATCAAGTGAATCTAATCGAAGGAAGCGTAAACCAACGTACTCAAGCTGTTGTCATTGATAATGGAAGGGGACAGTTTGTAGATCGAAACCTTGAGCCACTAACTGTAGAGTATAAGCCTGCACTAATATTATTTCCTTTTTTAAAGCATATGAAATGGCCTATACAAAACGTAGCTTCTATTATTAATACTTCTTCACATGCTATTGAAGAAACATTGAAACATACAACTGAACCGGTTGTTTTTACGAATAATTTGACAGAGGCACAAATGGCAGCTATCAATGATATGAAAATACCGGGAGTTTTTGCTATATACAAGCAACAGGAGCTTCAGCATCCAATCGCAAGCCATCTCATTGGTTTGGTTCGTTATAACGAAGATTTATTTCGAGAAAGATATCCTGATAAACAAGAACAAGCTACCATGCCAATTGGCATTACAGGTCTACAAGCTGCATTTGATGAGTTTCTATTTCCAGAGGGGGAATCAAAGCTACTGTATCATGTAGATGCAAAAAGTGGGCCTTTGTTTGGCATAAATGTAAAGTATCATGAACCGGCTAATCCCTTTTATCCTGTGACCATAAAAACAACAATAGATAAGTCCTTACAAAACGAGGCTGAAAAAATTATAGAGCATAACGATATTACGAATGGAGGTCTTGTCTTATTAGATATAGAGACAAATGAGTTGCTAGCTTTAGTAAGTGCCCCTGTTATGAACCCCGCAGATCCTTTTAAAAATGGAGCGGCGCAAAATCGTATGCTGTTACCACAGTTTCCAGGCTCTGTTTTTAAAACGGTAATAGCAGCAGGCGCAATAGAAAGTAACCTCGTGAAATTTGGAGAAACATTTGATTGTAGCTTAAACCTTTACGGACAGCATGATACTCAGCACAATTTAGGCTTGCTATCATTTTCAGATAGCTTTGCACAAAGTTGTAACTATACGTTTGCTACGTTAGGAAAACGTCTACAACAAAATAATAAGAATAATATTGAAAAGTTCGCCGATATGCTTGGTCTTATACAAAAGAATGGTTGGATCGGAGATTTATATCATTTTGAGATGTTTGAGCAACTACCAGATGAAAGAAACGGGTCGATATGGGGAGATTCCCGTGACAAATCGGTTGACAAGGCTATAGCACAAACGGCAATAGGACAAAAAGAGGTGCGTGTGTCTCCGTTGGCAATCGCCAATATGATGGCGACGATAGCACGTGGAGGTAGCAAGCAGCAAATACGTATTGTAGATGAAATTTTATATAAAAACGGTTCAACTATGCACCGCTTTAATAAACAAAAGCTTCAAGGGGATAAAATTTCTCCTTATACAGCTATGCAGTTACAAAAGCTACTCCATCATGTTGTAGAAGCTGAGCAGGGGACTGGGAGGGCTTTTCAATCTTTGTCTTTTGACGTAGCAGGTAAGTCAGGAACAGCTGAAACAGGGAAGTATACAGCAGATGGTGTACCGCTAGTGAACAAATGGTTTGCAGGTTATTTTCCTTTTGAGAATCCTAAATACGCTTTAGTTGTTGTAGAGCTGGAGAAAAGAGATGGCACGTCAAATACTAACAAAGTGTATTATGAGTTCGCCAAGCACGTATATGAGAGAAGTGAATAA
- a CDS encoding molybdenum cofactor guanylyltransferase has protein sequence MNASVIILAGGQSRRMGTNKALLSFDGKSVIQLLINRFSHDFQDIIVVTNEPHLYTTFPNVTVTTDEYYREGPLAGIHAGLLLSCNEKNVVIACDMPFATPQLAYNMLLSCDSYDAVIPKLDERIHPLFACYRKSTSHIIETQLQHGKRKMMEFLQLLNVIYMDETDLKIEKELLQKNLFNMNDQKAYNEAIQMYEQN, from the coding sequence ATGAATGCAAGTGTTATTATACTCGCTGGTGGGCAGTCCCGCAGAATGGGAACAAATAAAGCATTGCTATCGTTTGATGGTAAATCAGTCATACAACTTTTAATCAATCGGTTTTCTCATGACTTTCAAGATATTATAGTAGTAACGAATGAACCTCATTTATATACAACTTTTCCAAACGTAACTGTTACGACAGATGAATATTATCGAGAAGGACCGCTAGCAGGAATTCATGCGGGGTTATTACTATCTTGTAATGAAAAAAATGTTGTGATTGCTTGTGATATGCCATTTGCTACTCCCCAACTTGCTTACAATATGCTACTTTCATGTGACAGTTATGATGCGGTCATTCCTAAACTTGATGAGAGAATTCATCCATTATTTGCTTGTTATCGAAAAAGTACAAGTCATATTATAGAGACACAATTGCAACATGGTAAAAGAAAAATGATGGAGTTCTTGCAGCTATTAAATGTAATCTATATGGATGAAACGGATTTGAAAATAGAAAAAGAACTTTTACAAAAAAATCTTTTTAATATGAACGATCAAAAGGCGTATAACGAAGCAATACAAATGTATGAACAAAACTAA
- a CDS encoding YrzI family small protein produces the protein MTLNILFFTITIKRRHMTLEEVVHYENIKKNRENIQERITTMFPNL, from the coding sequence ATGACACTAAACATTTTATTTTTTACCATTACGATTAAACGCCGTCATATGACGTTAGAGGAAGTAGTACATTACGAAAATATTAAAAAGAATCGTGAAAATATTCAAGAACGTATTACGACAATGTTTCCCAATCTATAA
- a CDS encoding YrzI family small protein: MTLNIFFVTIKIEKRKQSIDELQHLENIKKAHEKIAEKHSELFPIM; encoded by the coding sequence ATGACGCTTAACATATTTTTTGTAACAATTAAAATTGAAAAGCGCAAGCAGTCAATTGATGAACTACAACATTTAGAAAATATAAAAAAAGCACACGAAAAAATTGCCGAAAAGCACAGTGAATTGTTCCCTATCATGTAA
- a CDS encoding PAS domain S-box protein, producing the protein MQEIIITFNPVLILIAIVLTYMSVYSSLDLFTLLRTSNKSSLLLFTGGSLSLGFGIWAMNFIGMLSIDSVRAMSYNVAIIILSLLLAIIFTAIAFYFVINRPKSKVELLISSFFMMLAFLTSHIMCMYALNVAINYQPYVAVFANGMVFGAFFFTTWLLFYAKSIAYESHAWLKPVSALILTGAIAEGYIVLLKASSFYAPLQNTLAFGNHENMVMIVVVFIAILIISGLISSGTLISQRLLKSDINLKDIQYALNSSSIVAITDAKGIITYVNDKFVEISQYEEHELIGHNHSILNSGYHSKEFFQDLWRTIGNGQIWKGEVCNKAKDGSIYWVDTTIVPFLNSRGKPYQYVAIRTDISKRKQAEGQLKETLKEIKDIKFALDQSSIVAITDNHGIITKVNDKLCEISKYSREELIGQDHRILNSGHHSKEYFKNLWKTIGNGEVWKGEIQNKAKDGTLYWVDTTIVPFLNEYGKPYQYLAIRNDITERKKQEQVMRAQDKLATVGQLAAGVAHEIRNPLTSMKGYTEFLQLDEKSEERQEYLQIILEEIDRVNAIVEEFLLLANPHAVKLENKDIIPILKNVLTLTEFEARKRDVKFHFMTDHSSIWVNVDEDRIKQVFLNFIKNAIEAMPNGGDIFVKAVLEKGELSISIQDTGTGIPKEVLQRIGEPFFTTKKKGNGLGLMVSFKIIESHNGKVHVSSEENKGTIFNVVLPTQSA; encoded by the coding sequence TTGCAAGAAATAATAATAACCTTTAATCCTGTCCTCATATTGATTGCCATCGTACTAACATATATGAGTGTTTATTCATCATTAGATTTGTTCACGTTATTACGAACATCAAATAAATCAAGCTTGCTGCTCTTTACTGGTGGAAGCTTATCGTTAGGCTTTGGAATATGGGCAATGAATTTTATCGGTATGCTATCTATAGACAGCGTTCGTGCCATGTCATACAATGTAGCAATTATCATCCTATCACTACTTTTAGCTATCATTTTTACGGCTATAGCATTTTATTTTGTGATTAACAGGCCAAAATCAAAGGTTGAATTGTTGATAAGTAGCTTTTTTATGATGCTCGCTTTTTTAACCTCACATATCATGTGTATGTATGCCCTGAATGTAGCTATTAATTATCAGCCGTATGTAGCTGTGTTTGCAAATGGAATGGTATTTGGTGCATTCTTTTTCACGACTTGGCTTTTGTTTTATGCCAAATCAATTGCATACGAATCACATGCATGGTTGAAGCCAGTAAGTGCACTCATTTTGACTGGTGCTATCGCAGAAGGGTATATTGTCTTATTAAAGGCATCATCTTTTTACGCTCCTCTTCAAAATACACTAGCCTTTGGGAATCATGAAAATATGGTAATGATAGTGGTTGTATTTATTGCTATATTAATTATATCTGGTCTAATAAGCTCAGGAACTCTTATTAGCCAACGTTTATTAAAAAGTGATATAAATTTAAAGGACATTCAATATGCTTTGAATTCGTCATCTATTGTTGCCATAACTGATGCAAAAGGGATTATTACTTATGTGAATGATAAATTTGTTGAAATCTCTCAATATGAAGAGCATGAGTTAATTGGCCATAATCATAGTATTTTAAACTCCGGATATCATTCTAAAGAGTTTTTTCAAGATTTATGGCGAACAATTGGGAACGGTCAAATTTGGAAGGGCGAAGTCTGTAATAAAGCAAAGGATGGAAGCATTTACTGGGTTGACACAACAATAGTGCCATTTTTAAACTCTCGCGGTAAGCCATATCAGTATGTAGCTATTCGTACAGATATTTCTAAAAGAAAACAAGCTGAAGGTCAGTTAAAAGAAACTTTAAAAGAAATTAAAGATATTAAGTTTGCCTTGGATCAGTCATCTATTGTTGCCATAACAGATAATCACGGGATTATTACAAAAGTAAATGATAAATTATGTGAGATCTCTAAGTATTCGAGAGAAGAACTAATTGGCCAAGATCATCGAATCTTAAATTCTGGCCATCATTCAAAGGAGTACTTCAAAAATCTATGGAAAACAATTGGTAACGGTGAGGTTTGGAAGGGTGAAATCCAAAACAAAGCAAAAGATGGAACGCTTTACTGGGTCGACACAACAATAGTGCCATTTTTAAATGAATATGGTAAACCATATCAATATTTAGCAATTCGTAATGATATTACAGAGCGTAAAAAGCAGGAACAAGTAATGAGAGCACAGGATAAGCTTGCAACAGTTGGTCAATTAGCAGCGGGCGTCGCTCATGAAATACGTAACCCTCTTACTTCTATGAAGGGATATACAGAGTTTTTACAGCTTGATGAGAAAAGTGAAGAACGTCAGGAGTATTTACAAATAATCTTAGAAGAAATTGATCGTGTAAATGCAATAGTAGAGGAGTTCTTGCTATTAGCGAATCCACATGCCGTGAAGCTTGAGAACAAAGACATTATACCAATATTGAAAAATGTACTAACACTAACAGAATTTGAAGCAAGAAAACGTGATGTGAAATTTCATTTTATGACAGATCACTCATCTATTTGGGTTAATGTTGATGAAGATAGAATTAAACAAGTATTTCTTAACTTTATTAAAAATGCTATTGAAGCTATGCCTAATGGTGGTGACATTTTTGTTAAAGCTGTACTTGAAAAGGGTGAATTGTCTATATCAATTCAGGACACTGGTACAGGGATTCCAAAAGAAGTTCTACAACGAATTGGTGAGCCCTTCTTTACAACAAAGAAAAAAGGGAACGGACTCGGCTTAATGGTAAGCTTCAAAATAATTGAAAGTCATAATGGTAAAGTTCACGTAAGTAGTGAAGAAAATAAAGGGACTATATTTAACGTTGTTCTTCCAACTCAATCAGCCTGA
- a CDS encoding YrrS family protein, with protein MGHDFDDLYEGPRYQKQLKRRRVNRILNVLLSILLLLGLGLGVRFLFNSSSSEPASTLQQKQTESSPELNDENSERNNNNKTDTTTENNKEQNEDSSSQQSEVLVKEGEEGSNIIKTIIDSDWEAIGTQQAEPHVVNDNLESIDVQEMKQAVTYATGIDDFILWWLTNDGQPNSALLTISNREQTEVYDVHLVWIENKGWKPVAVDRLKENLTAPYISQQQNSSEQEQE; from the coding sequence TTGGGACATGACTTTGATGACCTATATGAAGGACCGAGATATCAAAAACAATTAAAACGTAGAAGAGTAAATAGAATCTTAAATGTATTGCTAAGTATATTACTATTGTTGGGGCTAGGACTTGGTGTTCGTTTTCTATTTAATTCATCATCTTCTGAGCCTGCTAGCACATTACAACAAAAACAAACAGAATCTTCACCTGAATTAAATGATGAGAACAGCGAGCGAAATAATAATAACAAAACAGATACTACTACTGAAAATAATAAGGAACAAAATGAAGATTCTAGCTCACAACAAAGTGAAGTGTTAGTTAAAGAGGGAGAAGAAGGATCAAACATTATTAAAACTATTATCGATTCTGATTGGGAAGCAATAGGAACTCAACAGGCGGAACCACATGTTGTGAATGATAATTTAGAATCAATAGATGTCCAGGAAATGAAGCAAGCAGTCACATATGCAACTGGAATAGACGATTTTATTTTATGGTGGCTGACAAATGATGGACAGCCAAATTCGGCATTATTAACAATTTCGAATCGAGAACAAACTGAGGTATATGACGTGCATCTTGTTTGGATAGAGAACAAAGGCTGGAAACCTGTTGCTGTTGATCGTTTAAAAGAAAACTTAACAGCCCCTTATATTAGTCAACAACAAAACAGTAGTGAGCAAGAACAAGAGTAG
- the greA gene encoding transcription elongation factor GreA, whose amino-acid sequence MTLEKVFPMTEAGKQKLEEELTYLKSVRRKEVVERIKIARSFGDLSENSEYDSAKEEQAFVEGRITTLENMIRNAKIIEEGAGDSETVTLGKTVAFIELPDGEEESYTIVGSAEADPFEQKISNESPIAKSLMGKRIGDKVTVQTPAGDMEVKIISVK is encoded by the coding sequence GTGACACTGGAAAAAGTATTTCCAATGACAGAAGCAGGAAAGCAAAAGCTAGAGGAAGAACTAACGTATTTAAAATCTGTACGCCGAAAAGAAGTTGTGGAGCGTATTAAAATTGCTCGTAGTTTCGGGGACCTATCGGAAAACTCGGAGTATGATTCTGCAAAAGAGGAACAAGCCTTCGTTGAAGGACGTATTACAACGTTAGAAAATATGATTCGTAATGCTAAAATCATTGAAGAGGGTGCCGGAGATAGTGAAACAGTAACCTTAGGAAAAACGGTTGCGTTTATCGAGTTACCTGATGGTGAGGAAGAATCTTATACAATTGTAGGTAGTGCTGAAGCAGATCCTTTCGAACAAAAAATCTCAAATGAGTCACCTATAGCAAAAAGCTTAATGGGCAAACGCATTGGTGATAAAGTAACAGTACAAACGCCAGCTGGCGATATGGAAGTTAAAATAATTTCTGTAAAATAA
- a CDS encoding YrhC family protein produces the protein MSQNENKILQQKVIDYTRYGITLLAVSVFLYIGVIIRSEIISNPKMFMMMGTTSLFLISSFIFIYKAMKLRNFLQSEEQ, from the coding sequence ATGAGCCAGAATGAAAATAAAATATTACAACAAAAAGTAATTGATTATACTCGTTATGGAATTACATTGTTAGCGGTAAGTGTCTTTTTATATATTGGTGTAATCATCCGAAGTGAGATAATATCTAATCCAAAAATGTTTATGATGATGGGAACTACTTCATTATTTTTAATTAGTTCATTTATTTTTATATATAAAGCAATGAAACTTCGAAACTTTCTTCAATCTGAGGAACAATAA
- a CDS encoding DUF2536 family protein, with protein sequence MSIMMDLIEDKIELFEATDIKKLENKINEQIEHNKALMLSVYNVSHEMYVDKDGRRFYSAVVHFKKK encoded by the coding sequence ATGTCAATTATGATGGACCTAATAGAAGACAAAATAGAGCTTTTTGAAGCAACTGACATAAAAAAGCTCGAGAATAAGATTAATGAGCAAATTGAGCACAATAAAGCGCTTATGCTCTCTGTTTATAACGTCTCTCATGAAATGTATGTTGATAAAGATGGACGTCGTTTTTATAGTGCAGTAGTACATTTTAAGAAAAAATAG
- the mtnN gene encoding 5'-methylthioadenosine/S-adenosylhomocysteine nucleosidase, translated as MKVAIIGAMEEEVIILRDKLINPTNTTIANCEFVEGTLQGMAVVLLKSGIGKVNAAMSTSILLERFKPDVVINTGSAGGFLPSLQVGDVVISTEIRHHDVDVTAFNYEYGQVPGLPAAFTADSKLIAVAEKAAQKVSEIKVVKGLIVTGDSFMNDPERVEFVRTKFTDLCAAEMEAAAIAQVCHQFDVPFVVIRSLSDIAGKESNISFEQFLHTAALHSSQLIESMLIELS; from the coding sequence ATGAAGGTTGCGATTATTGGTGCAATGGAAGAAGAAGTTATAATTCTTCGTGATAAACTAATAAACCCTACTAACACAACAATTGCAAATTGCGAATTCGTTGAGGGTACATTACAAGGTATGGCTGTAGTGCTATTAAAGTCAGGTATTGGAAAAGTAAATGCAGCGATGAGTACATCCATTTTACTTGAGAGATTTAAGCCAGATGTCGTAATAAACACGGGGTCTGCTGGAGGGTTTCTGCCAAGCCTACAAGTAGGAGATGTAGTCATTTCAACAGAGATCAGACATCATGATGTCGACGTTACAGCATTCAATTATGAATATGGTCAAGTGCCAGGACTGCCTGCAGCATTTACAGCAGATAGTAAGCTTATCGCTGTTGCTGAAAAGGCAGCTCAGAAGGTTTCAGAAATTAAAGTTGTAAAAGGTCTCATTGTTACAGGAGATTCATTTATGAATGACCCTGAACGAGTTGAGTTTGTTCGTACTAAATTTACTGACTTGTGTGCGGCGGAAATGGAAGCAGCTGCAATTGCGCAAGTGTGCCATCAATTTGATGTTCCATTTGTTGTCATTCGATCGTTATCAGATATTGCTGGTAAAGAATCTAATATTTCATTTGAGCAGTTTTTACATACAGCCGCCTTACACTCATCTCAGTTGATTGAGTCTATGTTAATAGAGCTTTCCTAA